From one Lolium rigidum isolate FL_2022 chromosome 4, APGP_CSIRO_Lrig_0.1, whole genome shotgun sequence genomic stretch:
- the LOC124649769 gene encoding glucan endo-1,3-beta-glucosidase 8-like → MAAAAAMIAAAVLAIAAVCALPLPAAAASGVGVNWGTMMSHPMHPAAVVRMLAANGVDRVKLFDADPWTVSALAGSGLQAMLAVPNDHLRSVARDPRRARDWVRDNVTRNIQDGVDVRYVAVGNEPFLKSYNGSFINITFPALKNIQRALYDAGLQVKAVVPLNADVYNSPENNPVPSAGNFRKDINALMVSIVNFLHRNDAPFVVNIYPYLSLYQNPNFPLNFSFFDGGSKPVYDKGMVYTNVFDANFDTLVWSLRKAGVPDMKIIVGEIGWPTDGDKRANVKYAQKFYDGFLKKLAKNVGTPLRPGRMDAYLFALIDENQKSVLPGRFERHWGLFTYDGKPKFSMDLSGNGKNSYLLGVEGVQYLPSQWCVFNKDAKEKYRELPASVNYACSNADCTPLGYGSSCNGLSHDGNISYAFNIYFQTMDQDVRACSFGGLAKIVTANASQGGCVFPVQILSASEMVVPLRLLVASLVVSVVVFILM, encoded by the exons atggccgccgccgccgccatgatcGCGGCGGCCGTcctcgccatcgccgccgtgtgCGCGCTCCCGCTCCCCGCCGCGGCGGCGTCCGGCGTGGGGGTGAACTGGGGCACGATGATGTCGCACCCGATGCACCCGGCGGCGGTGGTCCGCATGCTGGCGGCCAACGGCGTCGACCGGGTCAAGCTCTTCGACGCCGACCCCTGGACCGTCTCCGCGCTCGCCGGCTCCGGCCTCCAGGCCATGCTCGCCGTCCCCAACGACCACCTCCGCTCCGTCGCCCGCGACCCGCGACGCGCCCGCGACTGGGTCCGCGACAACGTCACCCGCAACATCCAAGACGGCGTCGACGTCAG ATATGTTGCTGTTGGGAATGAACCATTTCTGAAGAGCTACAATGGCAGTTTCATCAACATTACCTTTCCTGCCCTCAAGAACATTCAGAGAGCTCTATATGATGCTGGTTTACAGGTCAAGGCAGTCGTTCCCCTGAATGCTGACGTCTACAACTCTCCTGAGAACAATCCAGTGCCGTCTGCTGGGAACTTCCGCAAGGATATCAACGCCCTCATGGTTTCTATTGTCAATTTCCTCCATAGGAATGATGCACCCTTTGTTGTCAACATATACCCATATCTTAGCCTATACCAGAACCCAAACTTCCCGCTCAATTTCTCCTTCTTTGATGGTGGAAGCAAGCCAGTTTATGACAAAGGAATGGTATACACCAATGTGTTCGACGCCAACTTCGATACTCTTGTTTGGTCACTAAGGAAAGCTGGTGTGCCTGACATGAAGATAATTGTTGGTGAGATTGGCTGGCCAACAGATGGAGACAAGAGGGCTAATGTCAAATATGCGCAGaagttctatgatggttttctgAAGAAGTTAGCCAAAAATGTTGGGACGCCTCTGAGGCCTGGTCGCATGGACGCCTACCTATTTGCACTGATTGATGAGAACCAGAAGAGCGTGCTGCCTGGGCGCTTTGAGCGGCACTGGGGACTATTCACCTATGATGGAAAACCAAAGTTCTCTATGGATCTCAGTGGAAATGGCAAAAACAGCTATCTGCTTGGAGTTGAAGGGGTGCAATACTTGCCATCACAGTGGTGTGTGTTCAACAAGGATGCCAAGGAAAAATACAGAGAGCTGCCAGCCTCTGTAAACTACGCGTGCTCGAATGCAGATTGCACGCCGCTGGGGTATGGGTCCTCATGCAATGGTCTCAGCCATGACGGTAACATATCATACGCATTCAACATCTACTTCCAAACAATGGATCAGGATGTCAGGGCATGCTCTTTTGGAGGCCTTGCGAAGATCGTAACAGCAAATGCGTCTCAGGGAGGATGCGTGTTTCCAGTGCAGATCCTGAGTGCTTCAGAAATGGTGGTACCACTGAGACTTTTGGTTGCGTCCTTGGTTGTTTCAGtagttgtgttcattctcatgtag
- the LOC124649771 gene encoding probable choline kinase 2, translated as MVAIEGQSPGEAEPAARGIPKEARRLLHELAAEWADVADFRALEVVPLKGAMTNEVYQVRWLTGSGGAGEGEYRKVLMRVYGEGLELFFDREDEVRTFECMSRHGQGPRLLGRFPTGRLEEFIHARTLSAADLRDPEISASIASKLKEFHNLDMPGPKSFLLWDRLRNWLKTAKSVCPSDEAKEFRLDSLEKEIAALESEFSGEDQCIGFCHNDLQYGNIMIDEETKALTIIDYEYSSFNPVAYDIANHFCEMAADYHSEEPHLLDYTKYPDFDERKRFVQTYLISSDGEEPDAEKVKDLLNSIEKYALSSHLFWGLWGIISEHVNDIDFDYMDYARQRFAQYWLKKPAILACHAEE; from the exons ATGGTGGCGATCGAGGGCCAGAGTCCGGGGGAGGCTGAGCCGGCGGCGCGGGGCATCCCGAAGGAGGCGCGGAGGCTGCTGCACGAGCTGGCGGCGGAGTGGGCGGACGTGGCCGACTTCCgggcgctggaggtggtgccgctCAAGGGCGCCATGACCAACGAGGTGTACCAGGTGCGCTGGCtcaccggcagcggcggcgccggggaGGGCGAGTACAGGAAGGTGCTGATGCGGGTGTACGGGGAGGGCCTGGAGCTCTTCTTCGACCGGGAGGACGAGGTGCGCACGTTCGAGTGCATGTCCCGCCACGGCcagggcccgcgcctcctcggcCGCTTCCCCACCGGCCGCCTCGAGGAGTTCATCCACGCCAGG ACACTTTCAGCTGCTGACCTGCGTGATCCAGAGATTTCAGCTAGTATAGCCTCCAAATTGAAGGAATTCCACAACCTTGACATGCCAGGTCCAAAATCTTTCCTCCTGTGGGATAGATTGAG AAACTGGCTCAAAACTGCCAAGAGTGTGTGCCCCTCTGACGAAGCGAAAGAGTTCCGTTTGGATAGCTTGGAGAAGGAGATCGCTGCATTGGAGAGTGAATTTTCAGGGGAAGACCAGTGCATAGGATTTTGCCACAATGATCTCCAGTATGGCAACATCATGATTGATGAAGAGACCAAAGCACTGACCATCATT GACTACGAGTATTCAAGCTTTAACCCAGTTGCCTATGATATCGCAAACCATTTCTGTGAGATGGCTGCGGACTACCATTCAGAAGAGCCTCATCTACTGGACTACACAAAATATCCAG ATTTCGATGAGCGGAAGAGGTTTGTGCAGACCTACCTGATCTCTTCAG ACGGCGAGGAACCTGACGCAGAGAAGGTCAAGGATCTGTTGAACAGCATTGAGAAGTACGCGctctctagccatcttttctggggCCTCTGGGGAATAATCTCG GAACACGTCAATGATATCGACTTCGACTATATGGACTATGCGCGGCAGAGGTTCGCGCAGTACTGGCTGAAGAAACCCGCGATCCTAGCCTGCCACGCCGAGGAATGA
- the LOC124648395 gene encoding pentatricopeptide repeat-containing protein At5g56310-like: MPAPPLRGGAAGGRGHLNLSLVADRCSTLRSLTVVHAAMLVSGRLASDAFAASRLLDAYAALSPPTTVLRLLSSLPYAPNTFMLNTSLRALASSPDPASALAFFSQLRRSGTTSYSPGRHTFPFLLKASARLPLPVSRQVHALVVKHGLDRDTYVANGLVRAYSVAGRVRAARQVFDELPERSTVVYTTMVSGYAQNSRYQEAMGMFDDMLDKGFEPGPVVLASVLSACARSESGGLVMGRRVHDIMERRGMAAPVGVILGTALVDMYAKNGAINEAVKVFKGMPQRHTATWNALISGLAHHGHGDDALAMFQQMRRVGVPPNATTLVGVLSAYCHTGQLGEARRVFASMEDFGVTPSIQHYGCMVDLLGRSGLLSEAEEMIRGMACKADTAIWGALLTACKNHGDVDVAERAVQEMLKLDPNNHGVYVVLSNVYADARRWQDVDRLRKVMKGARLSKIPGSSTVDGCDDG; this comes from the coding sequence ATGCCCGCGCCACCTcttcgcggcggcgccgccggcggccgcggccacCTCAACCTCTCCCTCGTCGCCGACCGCTGCTCCACTCTCCGCAGTCTCACCGTCGTCCACGCGGCCATGCTCGTCTCGGGCCGCCTCGCCTCCGACGCCTTCGCGGCCTCCCGCCTCCTCGACGCCTACGCCGCCCTCTCCCCTCCCACcaccgtcctccgcctcctctcctctctcccctACGCCCCCAACACATTCATGCTCAACACCTCCCTCCGCGCGCTCGCATCCTCCCCCGACCCCGCCTCCGCCTTGGCCTTCTTCTCCCAGCTCCGCCGCTCCGGCACCACCTCCTACTCCCCTGGCAGGCACACCTTCCCCTTCCTCCTCAAggcctccgcccgcctcccccttcCCGTATCCAGGCAGGTCCACGCGCTCGTTGTGAAGCACGGGCTCGATCGCGACACCTACGTCGCTAACGGCCTCGTCCGGGCCTACTCTGTGGCCGGCCGCGTCCGTGCTGCACGGCAGGTGTTTGATGAATTGCCGGAGCGGAGCACGGTGGTGTACACCACGATGGTCTCTGGCTACGCGCAGAATAGTCGGTACCAGGAAGCAATGGGGATGTTCGATGACATGCTGGACAAGGGGTTTGAGCCTGGGCCCGTGGTGCTGGCGTCGGTGCTGTCCGCGTGCGCGCGGTCGGAGTCGGGCGGGCTCGTGATGGGGCGGCGCGTGCACGATATCATGGAGCGGAGGGGGATGGCGGCGCCCGTGGGGGTGATCCTTGGCACAGCGCTGGTCGACATGTATGCGAAGAATGGGGCGATCAACGAGGCGGTAAAGGTGTTCAAGGGGATGCCGCAGCGGCACACGGCAACATGGAACGCCTTGATATCTGGGCTGGCGCACCATGGGCACGGTGATGACGCGCTGGCGATGTTCCAGCAGATGCGGCGGGTGGGTGTGCCGCCGAATGCGACCACGCTTGTCGGGGTTCTGTCAGCGTACTGCCACACGGGGCAGCTTGGCGAGGCCCGCAGAGTTTTCGCGTCCATGgaggacttcggggtgactccgagCATCCAGCACTATGGGTGCATGGTCGACCTCCTCGGACGGAGTGGACTCCTGTCAGAGGCGGAGGAGATGATACGTGGGATGGCATGCAAGGCAGATACTGCGATCTGGGGGGCTCTGCTTACAGCTTGCAAGAACCACGGCGACGTTGATGTCGCGGAACGGGCTGTGCAAGAGATGCTTAAACTGGACCCCAACAACCATGGCGTGTATGTGGTGCTGTCCAACGTATATGCAGATGCTAGGAGATGGCAGGACGTGGACAGGTTGAGGAAGGTGATGAAGGGCGCACGGTTGTCAAAGATTCCCGGGTCAAGCACCGTGGATGGCTGCGATGACGGCTGA
- the LOC124648396 gene encoding uncharacterized protein LOC124648396, with product MSLSSPPLLLRPAGLVGPSLRKGLGGRRCHGNSCGAARRGSPVTAWGGRGLRCPGGRFRGRLRQIQMGVPSMVVAKRPMVGLGGLEAGHGRRSARGFCPGESAGGRRWRRAGDQRKRRSSGKQRAASEHDAECRPGIHSQMKKKGAASSSLFILWEKASKAKKTDAKLYCNIINSSPKSQKLQALGVKLKTLWEFHNTPPKEIVKFAEVLICVDAVSASEMSGEKSLSLGAITKVTEEIAYLENRKAIKLKNKYLNKRNKLLKMIQENHQFPAEFNYDPQKKVTSDFPEEVAKLKPIMERVKVQALDRKEIVMRTEVVLESVKQPSCAKTTERLLRALKDRVANEAEFLFDGKDIKVVLNEIQVETKPENSKLPLEKRASSRLRDHQNTKEVTVELPDLPPTPYPSGVRSGHRSQRNLTWGHKPSK from the exons ATGTCcctctcctcgccgccgctgctgTTGCGGCCTGCGGGGCTGGTTGGGCCCTCGCTCCGGAAGGGGTTGGGTGGCCGCCGCTGCCACGGGAACTcgtgcggcgcggcgcggcgcggcagtCCCGTCACGGCGTGGGGTGGCCGCGGACTGCGCTGTCCTGGCGGCAGGTTTAGGGGCCGCCTCCGCCAGATCCAGATGGGGGTGCCGTCCATGGTGGTGGCTAAGCGGCCTATGGTCGGCCTGGGAGGTTTGGAAGCCGGGCATGGGCGTCGGAGTGCTCGTGGATTTTGCCCAG GGGAGTCAGCaggcgggcggcggtggcggcgagccgGCGACCAGCGGAAACGGCGGAGCAGCGGCAAGCAGCGAGCGGCATCGGAGCATGATGCAGAGTGCAGACCAGGAATCCACTCGCAG atgaagaagaagggtgcTGCTAGCAGTAGCCTATTTATATTGTGGGAAAAAGCATCAAAAGCAAAAAAGACAGATGCAAAGTTATACTGTAATATCATCAATTCTTCACCCAAGAGTCAAAAG CTCCAAGCATTGGGCGTGAAGCTTAAAACCCTCTGGGAATTTCACAACACCCCTCCAAAAGAGATCGTCAAATTTGCTGAGGTTCTCATATGTGTCGATGCAGTGTCAGCTAGTGAAATGTCTGGGGAAAAGTCACTTTCACTGGGTGCAATAACCAAG GTGACTGAGGAGATTGCTTATTTAGAGAACCGTAAGGCTATCAAGCTTAAGAATAAGTACCTAAATAAAAGGAACAAGCTGTTAAAGATGATACAGGAGAACCATCAGTTTCCTGCAGAATTTAACTACGATCCACAAAAAAAAG TGACATCTGATTTTCCTGAGGAAGTAGCAAAGCTGAAACCTATAATGGAACGAGTTAAAGTGCAAGCtcttgacagaaaagaaatcgtgATGCGCACCGAAGTGGTACTTGAGTCAGTGAAGCAGCCCTCGTGTGCGAAGACAACCGAAA GACTTCTTCGAGCTTTGAAAGACAGGGTCGCGAATGAAGCTGAGTTCCTATTTGACGGCAAGGATATCAAGGTTGTACTGAATGAGATTCAAGTTGAAACAAAACCAGAAAACTCCAAGCTGCCACTAGAAAAGAGAGCAAGTTCCCGGTTGAGGGATCATCAAAACACCAAGGAAGTTACGGTTGAGTTACCTGACTTGCCTCCCACTCCTTATCCTTCTGGAGTTCGTAGTGGGCATAGGAGCCAGCGCAATCTGACATGGGGACACAAGCCCAGCAA GTGA